Within the Solidesulfovibrio fructosivorans JJ] genome, the region TGACGAATTTTCCGTAGAGCGTCGGGCCGACGGTGGTCAACCAGCTTTCTTCAAGGTTGGCCGGAGGGGGCGGCGGGACCGGCACAGCGGCCAACTCCCGGGTAATTCTATCGTGATCCGGCATTGTCTTGATGTCGTCAGCATGGGGGGGGAACGTATAGAAAGCATCATCGCGGGCCACGTAGGTACGCAGCTGGTGCCGGAAATAGCGTAGCGGAGTGAACTCTTCCAACAAGTCTGTCACTCCGGCGGGAAAACCGCTTAATGGGCGGGGACCGTAGGTGTAGGGATGTCCGCCTTCAAAAAACGTCTTGCACCCGCCGCCGAGCCAGCCAAGACGCTCGATAAGGGTCACGTCAAACCCTTTGCGCCCGAGTTGCAGCGCCCAGGCGCAGCCAGCGAATCCTCCACCGATGATGATCGCAGATTTCATATGACGCGTGTCCTTTCAAAATTCCGTGGACGGCAGAGGGATGCGTTTTCCGCGATTCCGGCCGAAAATCAAACGAATTCCAGATGGTCCCGATCCACACTGAGATAATCGTGGATGGCGAGATTCTTGGCGTTGGCGGTGCAGTGGTGCTGGCAATCCCGGCTTGGATTTATGCGGAAAAAGGCTTTTTTATCCTTGAACCAGAATTCCTTAAGTGACTGTTCCCGCAGGCTGCCAAGAAGGCCGTTTTCCAAGTTGTAGGCTTTGTCCTGGCAGGAGTAGACGCCGAGATCCGCGGCGACCACGGCGAGGATCTGCTGGTAAGGGCACCACGTGTACTTTTTTTGAAACAGGGTGTCGTGATTGGGGTAGTCGTTGAAGATCTCAAAATCCGGTCCGGCGAGCCTCGCCGTCGCCTCATGGATGGCGTCCACAGTGGCCTGGCAGAACGGCGCATGATAGGCGCGGTTTTCCTCGGCCTGGTTGGAGACCACGCAGGCGGTCACCTTGACGCTGCGCACGCCACGATCCCGGAGCTGTTCCAGAATTTCAGGGACATGGCTGTGGTTGATGGCGTTTATGATGAAGCTCACGCCCAACCTGCAGAAGCCGTTGTACCGGACGAAATGCTCCAGGTTTCCCATAATCTTGGTGAATTCACCGCTTTTGACGCCGCGAAGCTCGGTGTAGCTGTCGTCACTCCAGCCATCCATGGACACACGCAGCCAATGTCCGTTGGCCGCGAAAAATTCCGCAATTTCGCCGGTAAGAAGGGCGCCGTTGGACAGGGAAGCGAATTTGACGCCGTTTTCATGGAGTCGTTTTACGGTTTCCAGCAGGTAAGGATAACAAAAGGGTTCGCCGCCGCCGCTGAAAGTGACGGCCTTGACACCCATATCGATAATATCCGTGACGATTTCTCGCATTTTATCATGAGGAATGCTGTCTCGGATGCGCATGTCCTTGCCGAGCTGCAGGGAATCCATGCGGTAGGCGCAGTAGCGGCAGTTGTGGTTGCAGAAGTTTGTTGGCTTGATGCGCAGGTGAATCGGTGCCTGGATGGGCTGTTGCGCGGGCGTGCTGTCGATCTTGTCTTTAAAATGGAATATTTTCATGCTTGAATAGAGCTGACCCATAACGGACCTCCTCTCAATGAATGCGTTTTGGCGTTGACCGGGCCAAAGAGGCATGGGGGCAGGGGCGCCGATCTTCCAAGAGAACCGGGGGTAACTTGTCAGAGTGGCCAATACGTGCCGCCATGGCCCTGGCTTGGAGACGTTGGCTGGCCTGAAGCGGGGTGAAAACTTCTTGGCATAGTGCCTGCGATGCGCTGGCGGACATGAGGCCTTCTTATAAACGGGTTCCGGCTAGAGGGCGGGACGCGCCCCAGCCACCGCCGCGATAATTTCTTCCTGCGTCAGCGGGATATTGCCGATGCGTCCCACCTGAATGGCGGCGGCAAGAGAACCGAGAAAAGCTCCTTTCCAGATGTCGCTGCCACTGCGCAGGGCCAAGGCTGTGGCGGCCAGGAAGGAATCTCCGGCTCCGGCGGGGTCCTTGGGTGCGGTACACATGGCAGGGATGCTATCCGTCAGGAAACTGCCGCCCACCACGCCCGAGTGCAATAATACGCCCGCGGAACCAAGGGTCATGGCTATATGGTCGGCTTGGGCCTTGCGCCGGAGTTTTTCGGCCATGACCACCAAGCCCGATTCGAAGTCATTGGTGGCCAAGCGGGCCTCGCGTTCCGTTGGAGTAAGCATGGTCGCGCCACGAAAGCGAGATACGTCGCCGACCTGGGAGGAAGATTGGCTGTCCGCGACATAGCTGATGCCGCGCTGCATGGTATGCGCCAATAATCTGTCAACGAACTGTTGGGGGAGGCAGCCGTAATTGAAGTCCGAAAACACGACGAGGTCGATAGCCCCAATGATGTCCATGAACTCGAGGCTAAGAGAGCGGATCAACTCGCGCCGGATAGCATGCTGCCGGAGATGGCTGATACGCAGCAGATTTTTGCCCAGGCATTGTATGCGCTGTTTGTGTGTCGTCGGCCGGGAATCATCCACGCAGATATGAGGCCTGACGCCATAGTCGCGCAATTTTTCGCGAACAAAGGTACCGTTGGCGTCATTCCCCGTGACAGTCAGAAAATTCACTTTGGCGCCCAGACCGGCCAAATGCGCCGCGACGATGCCCGCCCCACCCAGAAACTTGTGGGACTGGTCGGGCCTGACCACCAAAGTTGGATCTTCCTGGGACATCCCAAGCGGGTCGCACATGACATATTCGTCCACGATGACATCGCCGATCACGCACACGCGCAATGATCGAAACGCCTGCATGAGCGGTTGGATTTCCGAAAGATCAAATTTATGACGTTCAAGGAAATCCGGCGGGTAATAAAGCGGTTGGCT harbors:
- a CDS encoding radical SAM/SPASM domain-containing protein, giving the protein MGQLYSSMKIFHFKDKIDSTPAQQPIQAPIHLRIKPTNFCNHNCRYCAYRMDSLQLGKDMRIRDSIPHDKMREIVTDIIDMGVKAVTFSGGGEPFCYPYLLETVKRLHENGVKFASLSNGALLTGEIAEFFAANGHWLRVSMDGWSDDSYTELRGVKSGEFTKIMGNLEHFVRYNGFCRLGVSFIINAINHSHVPEILEQLRDRGVRSVKVTACVVSNQAEENRAYHAPFCQATVDAIHEATARLAGPDFEIFNDYPNHDTLFQKKYTWCPYQQILAVVAADLGVYSCQDKAYNLENGLLGSLREQSLKEFWFKDKKAFFRINPSRDCQHHCTANAKNLAIHDYLSVDRDHLEFV
- a CDS encoding PfkB family carbohydrate kinase, whose product is MKTNIDGRQIVAEVAASRKDKKVCFVSGYFNIMHPGHLRLLSFAADLADILVVGLYKNLRATDAGFTEEQRLSVMQALRFVDYCFVLEDSLEVFLRELKPDIVVKGKEFEDEDNIEASILQEYGGTLLFSSGNTGVSASDLLAETPLLSQPLYYPPDFLERHKFDLSEIQPLMQAFRSLRVCVIGDVIVDEYVMCDPLGMSQEDPTLVVRPDQSHKFLGGAGIVAAHLAGLGAKVNFLTVTGNDANGTFVREKLRDYGVRPHICVDDSRPTTHKQRIQCLGKNLLRISHLRQHAIRRELIRSLSLEFMDIIGAIDLVVFSDFNYGCLPQQFVDRLLAHTMQRGISYVADSQSSSQVGDVSRFRGATMLTPTEREARLATNDFESGLVVMAEKLRRKAQADHIAMTLGSAGVLLHSGVVGGSFLTDSIPAMCTAPKDPAGAGDSFLAATALALRSGSDIWKGAFLGSLAAAIQVGRIGNIPLTQEEIIAAVAGARPAL